From the Flavobacteriales bacterium genome, one window contains:
- a CDS encoding YicC family protein has protein sequence MILSMTGYGKAETNAHNKKFTVEIKSLNSKQIDMNVRVPSSYRDKELNIRKLLSTALSRGKIDCSLFVEYTGTEKTANINAEVVKKYYHDLQNITKELESNDELMSTVMRMPEVMKVEKEEIDPQEWETIESLIQQASNALTQFREDEGQSLAQDFKLRIENIRGIMLSIEKEEHQRVANIRERIVEKLGELKSNVDENRLEQELIYYLEKLDVTEEIVRLSNHLNYFLETMNSDISEGKKLGFICQEIGREINTIGSKSNNAEMQQQVVQMKDELEKIKEQILNVL, from the coding sequence ATGATTCTATCGATGACAGGCTATGGAAAAGCCGAAACCAATGCTCATAACAAAAAGTTTACTGTAGAGATTAAATCCTTAAATAGTAAGCAAATCGATATGAACGTTCGTGTGCCCAGCTCTTACCGAGATAAAGAATTGAACATACGCAAACTATTGAGTACGGCTCTAAGTAGAGGCAAAATTGACTGTTCTCTATTTGTGGAATATACTGGTACTGAAAAGACTGCCAATATCAATGCTGAGGTAGTCAAAAAATATTACCATGACTTGCAAAACATCACTAAAGAACTCGAAAGTAATGACGAACTAATGAGTACTGTTATGCGTATGCCAGAAGTCATGAAAGTAGAAAAAGAAGAAATAGACCCACAAGAATGGGAAACTATAGAAAGCCTTATACAACAAGCGTCTAATGCCTTAACTCAATTCCGAGAAGATGAAGGGCAATCCTTAGCTCAAGACTTTAAACTGCGAATAGAAAATATACGTGGCATAATGCTTAGCATAGAAAAGGAAGAACATCAAAGGGTAGCTAATATTAGAGAGCGTATTGTAGAAAAACTCGGTGAATTGAAATCTAATGTTGACGAAAATAGATTAGAACAAGAACTCATATACTACCTTGAAAAACTAGACGTAACAGAAGAAATTGTCCGTCTATCCAATCACCTGAATTACTTTTTAGAAACTATGAATTCGGATATTTCTGAGGGTAAAAAATTAGGTTTTATCTGTCAAGAAATAGGTCGTGAAATCAATACCATAGGTTCCAAATCAAACAATGCCGAGATGCAACAACAAGTAGTGCAAATGAAAGACGAATTAGAAAAAATAAAAGAACAAATCCTCAATGTCCTCTAA
- the gmk gene encoding guanylate kinase, translated as MSSNKVIIFSAPSGAGKTTVVKHLLQNLTSQLSFSISACSRAPRQNEVNGKDYHFLSVEDFKKGIENKLFLEWEEVYPNLFYGTLLEEVERIWSNGKAIIFDVDVKGGISLKQHFGEKALSVFVAPPSLGILEERLRNRGTESEEDLQKRIGKASQEMTHRSDFDKVLVNENLERACQQALEMVQDFLVD; from the coding sequence ATGTCCTCTAATAAAGTCATCATTTTTTCCGCCCCATCGGGTGCTGGTAAAACCACTGTTGTCAAACACCTACTCCAGAACTTGACCTCTCAATTGTCGTTTTCTATATCGGCATGTAGTAGAGCCCCACGCCAAAACGAAGTCAATGGCAAAGACTACCATTTTTTGTCGGTTGAAGACTTTAAAAAAGGCATAGAAAATAAGCTGTTCTTGGAATGGGAAGAAGTCTATCCCAATTTATTTTACGGCACTTTACTAGAAGAAGTTGAACGCATATGGTCCAATGGCAAAGCCATTATTTTTGATGTAGATGTAAAGGGTGGTATTTCTCTCAAACAACACTTTGGCGAAAAAGCTTTATCTGTTTTTGTAGCACCCCCGTCTTTAGGTATTTTAGAAGAAAGGCTTCGCAACAGAGGAACTGAAAGCGAGGAAGACCTTCAAAAACGCATTGGTAAAGCATCCCAAGAAATGACACACAGGAGTGATTTTGACAAGGTGTTAGTCAATGAAAATTTAGAACGAGCTTGTCAACAAGCTTTGGAAATGGTACAAGATTTTTTAGTTGACTAA
- a CDS encoding nicotinate-nucleotide adenylyltransferase: MKTGLFFGSFNPIHVGHMAIAQYMLEHTDIDKIWFVVSPQNPFKTKSTLLDQQHRLVLVRIATEDDPKLTASNIEFSLPIPSYTVDTLAHLRESYPEEDFALIMGQDNLSNFHKWKNYEAILEWHEVYVYPRPKAKNCELENHPKIHLTQAPMMDISADFIRKCIQENKAVSYFLPPKIMEYIDEMNFYK; this comes from the coding sequence ATGAAAACAGGTTTATTTTTTGGTTCATTTAATCCCATTCATGTAGGGCATATGGCAATTGCTCAATATATGCTCGAACATACTGACATAGATAAAATATGGTTTGTGGTATCGCCTCAAAATCCCTTTAAAACAAAAAGTACTCTACTCGACCAACAACACCGTTTAGTTCTCGTTCGAATAGCTACCGAAGACGACCCTAAACTAACGGCATCAAACATAGAATTTTCCTTGCCTATTCCCTCCTATACCGTTGACACCCTAGCACACCTTAGAGAAAGTTACCCTGAGGAAGATTTTGCACTTATTATGGGACAAGACAACTTGAGCAACTTTCACAAATGGAAAAATTATGAGGCTATACTAGAATGGCACGAGGTCTATGTGTATCCTAGACCTAAGGCTAAAAATTGTGAATTAGAAAATCACCCAAAGATACACCTCACCCAAGCTCCTATGATGGATATTTCTGCTGATTTTATTAGAAAATGTATTCAAGAAAATAAAGCCGTTAGCTATTTCTTACCTCCCAAGATTATGGAGTATATCGACGAGATGAATTTTTATAAATAG
- a CDS encoding EamA family transporter translates to MNKRLLAHLALFAANLIYGINFTVAKEVMPEYIEPLGFILVRVTGAVILFWLCYALFYYEKVKKGDLLKLAICGLFGVAINQMLFFEGLNLTTPINAAVIMVSNPILVLLFGIALATEKFNFKKGIGVALGALGAILLITNGGQLSLNNEHFWGNIMVFINASSYAVYLVLVKPLMQKYKPITVISWVFLFGILFVIPFGWSDFQAIQWATMPSGILWRVVFVVIGTTFFAYLFNIYGLKTLNPSTVSTYIYLQPVLASIVAIIASSDSLDLTKIGSSILIFLGVYLVSHKTKAVQD, encoded by the coding sequence ATGAATAAACGACTACTTGCCCACTTAGCCCTTTTTGCTGCCAACCTCATTTATGGTATCAACTTCACCGTTGCTAAAGAGGTGATGCCTGAATATATTGAGCCCTTAGGATTTATTTTGGTTAGAGTTACAGGGGCTGTTATTTTATTTTGGCTATGCTATGCTCTTTTTTATTACGAAAAAGTTAAAAAAGGAGATTTACTGAAACTGGCTATCTGTGGATTGTTTGGAGTAGCCATCAATCAAATGCTATTTTTTGAAGGACTGAACCTCACCACACCCATCAATGCTGCCGTTATAATGGTAAGCAATCCCATCTTAGTTTTGTTATTCGGTATCGCTTTAGCTACCGAGAAATTTAACTTTAAGAAAGGAATCGGTGTGGCCTTAGGTGCCTTAGGTGCAATATTGCTTATTACCAATGGTGGGCAACTTAGTTTGAACAATGAACATTTTTGGGGTAATATTATGGTGTTTATCAATGCCTCCTCCTACGCTGTATATCTAGTACTGGTAAAACCCCTCATGCAAAAATATAAACCCATAACAGTAATTAGTTGGGTGTTTTTGTTTGGTATTCTATTTGTTATTCCTTTTGGATGGTCGGATTTCCAAGCCATACAATGGGCGACTATGCCCAGTGGTATTTTATGGCGAGTAGTTTTTGTAGTCATAGGCACTACTTTTTTTGCTTACCTCTTTAACATCTACGGATTGAAGACTCTAAACCCCTCAACAGTAAGCACCTACATCTATTTACAACCCGTTTTGGCAAGTATAGTAGCTATAATAGCAAGTAGCGATAGCCTCGATTTGACCAAAATAGGCTCAAGCATTCTTATCTTTTTGGGGGTTTATTTAGTTAGTCACAAAACAAAAGCAGTACAAGACTAG